The Haemophilus parainfluenzae genome window below encodes:
- a CDS encoding tyrosine-type recombinase/integrase: MPRVTKPLTNTEVDKAKTKDKEYNLSDGNGLFLRIKPTGAKAWIFNYYHPVTNKRTSFTIGTYPAITLAQARQKREEYRALLAQSIDPQEYIKEQELIKNGQNENTFYKVALLWKEKRSKEIEPMTMEKNWARLENYLFPTLGNYPIDKISSPLLIKTVRQLNEKGFNDTLHRLLNLANQILNYAVTIGLISFNSCLKASDAYHKEPQKHHPAIKPEELPKLLQDFKNSNRDYLTKVLFRWQLLSMVRPAEAVSVEWSEIDFDKKLWTIPAEKMKKTRQGAFPHIVPLSSLMMDILKELKPITGDDKFVFSHYHKPNQSASKELIANALRKIGYKGIQDAHGLRSIARTFLENQQVDFRIAESCLAHSIGNKTSQAYNRYDYVELRRPVMQLWSDFVEQCEKESV, from the coding sequence ATGCCTCGTGTTACTAAACCGCTCACAAATACCGAAGTAGATAAAGCGAAAACAAAGGATAAAGAATACAATCTAAGTGATGGTAACGGTCTTTTTTTACGCATTAAGCCTACTGGTGCTAAGGCTTGGATTTTTAATTATTATCACCCAGTAACAAATAAGCGCACATCTTTTACTATTGGAACTTATCCAGCTATAACACTTGCGCAAGCTCGTCAAAAACGTGAAGAATATCGCGCCCTACTTGCTCAAAGCATCGATCCGCAAGAATACATAAAAGAACAAGAACTAATTAAAAACGGTCAGAACGAAAATACTTTCTATAAAGTCGCTTTACTTTGGAAAGAAAAAAGAAGTAAAGAAATTGAGCCTATGACAATGGAAAAGAATTGGGCAAGATTAGAAAATTATCTATTCCCTACTCTTGGAAATTATCCTATTGATAAGATCTCTTCCCCTTTACTGATTAAAACTGTTCGTCAATTAAATGAAAAAGGTTTCAATGATACGCTGCACCGTTTATTAAACCTCGCTAACCAGATTTTAAATTATGCGGTAACAATCGGATTGATTTCGTTTAATTCTTGCTTGAAAGCATCTGATGCTTACCATAAAGAGCCTCAAAAACATCACCCAGCAATCAAACCGGAAGAACTACCGAAACTATTACAAGACTTCAAAAATTCAAACAGGGATTATCTAACAAAGGTTTTGTTCCGCTGGCAATTACTTTCAATGGTTCGTCCGGCCGAGGCGGTTTCTGTTGAATGGTCTGAAATTGATTTTGATAAAAAGTTATGGACTATCCCAGCCGAAAAAATGAAAAAAACAAGACAAGGGGCATTTCCGCACATTGTTCCTCTCTCGTCTTTAATGATGGATATTCTGAAAGAATTGAAACCTATAACAGGTGATGACAAATTCGTATTTTCTCACTACCACAAACCTAACCAATCAGCCAGTAAAGAACTAATTGCTAACGCATTGAGAAAAATAGGTTACAAAGGGATTCAAGATGCTCACGGATTGAGATCGATAGCTAGAACGTTTTTAGAAAATCAGCAAGTTGATTTCCGTATTGCTGAAAGTTGTCTTGCTCATAGCATTGGGAATAAAACAAGTCAGGCATATAACCGTTACGATTATGTAGAACTCCGCCGCCCTGTGATGCAATTATGGAGTGATTTTGTGGAGCAATGCGAAAAAGAAAGCGTGTGA